CTGACAAGATAGATGAATGGAAAGTGTCTGGTCTGAAGGGGGGCAAACTGTTGCTACAGCCCTAATGTTTCGGTTTTCTCCCCTAAATCAACCCCGGCGCCAACGTCCTGAGCTAAGACGTGTTTTGATGGAACCACCATAGTTTCCCCACCTCTAGTTTAGTCTGCTAGTTCATGTATAGCTTTTCTTCTTTATACTTTCCATTTGTACCATGTACTAACCTTGTGTACTTTTCCCCTCAGTTAACGGGAATGAAAAGCAGCACTGCTGCATTTCATAAAAAAAACATAATTTTTAAACAAAAATACAATCATAGAGATCATAAAAATAGTATATTCCACAGTTTACCCCTTGAGTTGTGAAGTCTTTTAGCCCATTTAAAAAATCTTGCCACAATTTACCCTTGGTTGTGTCCATGTGATGGCATTTACCCTACTTTATTATTTTCTCCAAATTGACAAGGTGGACCCATATGTCAGGATGATGTCGCAGCTAACTTGGTGGACAACTCAGACCTGTATTCATTAAAGACAATATTTGACACGGCGCAGGGGCAGCACAATGCGGCCAGCTGCACCTATTTGACAAAATTTGACACCATTTCATAAAATTTGATGAGACTTAACATAATCGTTACATCTCCAACGAATACCTATCCTAAGGTCCCACCTTGTCAAGTTTGTGTGAATAACTAAACGGGTTAAAGCTGTCAAAAGGTCTGAAGTAACGGATAAAATGCAGCAAGATTATGTAAATGGGATAACAGCTGTCACAAAGTCTCAACTATGGGGTGAAAATTGGAATATACTCTTAAAAACTTCGATGCTTTTTCCAATATTTTTAATGCCAGAGATGTCGTAGATCAAAAGAAAACTCTTAACTAATCTCTACTATCTACACATATCAGTCCAGTTGGTCAACCAAGAAAGATAATTCAAGAATCAAATGATCAACATAGGAAAGAAAAGTAACCAGCAAGTTGATCTTAAAATATCTGAAGGACTGTCTATGAGGATATCGTTATATATGAGAATGTAACCATAAACATAAGCATGGTACCAGAACAGGAGCATTGAACATAGGAAAGTTACCTCCCAGTATATCCCTGCGGCAACCTTATGAGGCATCAGCCAGAAGAATGTTGCTAGCTTAACCGAGTCATTTGTGTGGCCAACTAACTTGGCATCCAAAGCTGCAGTAAAATAGTTCCCAAGTGTAGGATGCTGAACCGCAATAGCAACGTACAGATTATTGCCTGGGGCATCAGCACGAATACTCCAATTGCCAAGCATATCCTAGAGGTCATGCAACAAAAAGGAAAGCCACTAAGAGTATGTAATGGACTAATGGTGGTGGATCGGATATAACAAGTCCAAATTACGAGAAATTAGACCAAGTAGACAATTTGCATAGTAAAGACCATTAGGTGTGAGCCATCAGAAAAATATTATGCAATGAGCACCGTATGCAACAGGATCAGAACACTTCCATATTCTATAAGATAATATACTGAATCTTGGCCAAGGCCATACCATGAAGGGGCTGACATGTAAAGGCTTTGCAACGAGATCAGAACCCGGTTGGAAGGTAAACATCACCTTCTCCCCCCAGGGAGTATTTGTGACCTGAAACCAATAGTAAAATATTAGACAGTCAACAATGTAATGACccttgcaaaaaagaaaaaaagaaaaaaacaatgtAATGAACTATTAACTACTGGAGTAGTAGAAACCAATCAACGTGGAATCCAACACAGAGGAGGGCAGAGGCCTCACTTCAGCAATGCACATCTTGaggtgttcatcttgttcttgcgCCGCTGCGTCATAGCAGTAGTAGACGCTGAGTGGGTTCTGTTCGTACCCCACGCTCTTGGGTACCGTCAGGAGACGCCTTCATCAAACGAAGAACTGGCTCACCTCGGTGCAAATAATGAGGAaaatttacacacacacacacacacaagaaatCCATTGCAACACAAATATGTTTTGCAGACAACAAGCAATCTGATTTTGCAATAGATTACTGCAAGAAGTGGTGTGAGTACGAAACTTGTCAGGGAGTTGAAAAATGGGGCTTACACGGGTCCGGAGGTGGAGGCGATgcggcgggcgtcggcggcggagaggtagccggagagggggaggaggtcgaGGTCCACGAGGGCGTAGCGCACGGCGTACTCGAAGGCGTGCCCCGCCGGCCGCCGGCGCGAGTGCCGGACGCGGCCCTCGTAGAGCCGCGTGGCGCCGGCGCCGCCACCACCTCGAGCGGAACGGCGAGCgaaggggaggcggaggaggagcagcaggGAGAGCAGGGTGGAGGTGAGGAGGGTGGTGGCCAGGGACGCCAGCAGGTAGAGCGCCTCCATTGGCGGGTGCGGCGCTGCTGCTTCGATCTCCGCAACTTGTTTTTGACAAGGGAAAAATTCAGGATttatcagcagcagcagcagcagctgaaaACCATGTCTGAAATTGGTTCAGTTGCCTGTTTTCAATGTCAGGTTTCAGTTGGTGGATTGATGCTGGCCACAAGACAAGAGGGCATTTTGGGTTGGGTTCTTGTGCTGTTGTGGACTAGCGTTTGCGGTGGACAGTGCCTACACGTAGGTAGATGGGGATTTATATTTTTCGTCCAATCATCTGGCACAAATGGAGACTGAATACAGGTTTGTTTGACCAAGGCCAGAATACAAATGTAGTAGCACTCATATTTATAAGTAGTATCCATCTGTTTGAAATTCAGCAGCCAGTCGGATCAGTGTAAGATAAGAAGTGAAATGCAACAGTTAAGTTTAGTTCAGTACCCAGAAACATCTATACTACTTACAACAACAGTACAGTACAGTTTCGAACTGTTTCTTCACTGATACATCATCATTTGCAGATTATATATACAAGATGACAGCAGGAAAGAGTCCACTAATAGTAACAACATACACGAATATGAAACAAGGCTTTTTTGCAGACTACGAGAGCTTTCATTCTGGAGGCAGAGTTTTAAGCATGTAAAATCTGACTGCTCGAAGGCGTGAGATCGCTGAACGCCCTGGGAACCTCCACATCCTGCCAACGAACCAAGTAGTCACAAgaaccgccgccgccgttgccagcCGATTGCTTCTTGACATGGCCGATCACCACATGGAGGCCACGGCCCACGACGACGATCTTGCTCTCCAGGCAGCTCACGGACAGAGGCTTCATGATCCGCTCAGGCATGGGAGGCCCGTCGACAGGATCCCAGGAATCCGTCTCCGGATCGTAGACCTTCACCTTCATCCTCTCGTACTCTGAGATGACGAACAGGCGTCCGTCGATGACCACGCTCTGCCCCGTCCACCCCTCGCGCATCCCGGCCGGCATCGCCTCCCAGCGGTCGGCCTTGGGATCGTACACCTGCCCTCTCGGCGAGGAGAAGAAGGGCCACGCGCAGCCTTCGGTGACGTAGAGCCTGCCGCCGATGACGGCGGAGTCCGAGGAGGCCATGTTGGCGCCCATGCTGGCGACCGGCTGCCAGACGCCGTTCACCGGATCAAGAACCTCCGCCGAGTCCAGCTCGAACTGGTCCGTGCTGTATCCCCCGGCGACGTACACGCGGCCGTCGATGACGCCGCCGGCGAAGAAGGAGCGCGCCGAGAGCATCCGGGCCATGACGGTCCAGCGGTTCTTGTAAACGTCGTACCTGAGCACGAGGTGCAGCGGACAgtccatgtcggagaccagcccgcCGCAGACGAGCAGGGCGCCGTCGCCGGGGACGGCGATGCAGCCGAAGCCGCGGGGGCAGGCCCGGTCCCGGCAGGGCATGCCGGGGATGGCGTGCCAGGCCAGGCGGTCGAGGTCCAGCACCTTCCACTGTATCTTGCCCGTGCAGCGGTGGAAGGCGAGCGTGAAGAGCCAGGGCGAGCGGAGGCCCATGGCCCTGCGGTGCGTGAAGAAGCGCGCCTtgtcggccaggaggtggcgccagCGGCGGCACACCAGCCTGCAGGCGCCGTGGGCCTCCACTGGCAGCCGGAGCAGGCAGTTGAGCGCCGCGTCGTCCGGGAGGCCCGGGATGAGGGGCGTCTCCCATGGAGGTTGAGATTGCTCCGGCTGGGAGGACGGTGATGAGGTGGTGCCGGCGGTGAGCCGGAACTTGGGCGTCAGCTTCATGTGCGAATCGCCCAGCTTCTGGACTGGAGAGTGGTGGGACGAGACTCGAACCCGGCGCATGCCCGTCTGCAATCTTGGTTCTGATTGCACAAGGAAAAATCCCCAAAAATTTTGCGCCCTGCTGCCAACCTGATGCGGACAAAGGAAATCAATCCGTCGCTTGAGAATTCATTCGTTCTAGTAGAGGAACTGATTGCCACTCAAAAGAACAACTGATACAATTCGCAGTCAGTCTCAGCTAAATACAGTACACACCAAGAAAGAAGAAACCAGTACCTAAGTTGCAATTCTTGGAAGAACATGTGAATCACGAAGATACTTCCACGAGAAACACAAGGAAAATAAGGCACTAACCTGAATTGCTTGCTGATACAACAGAACCGATGATGCCTGCTACAAGGAGGAGAGGAGAGCCTTCTCTTCTCCTGCCTCTCTTTCGTTCCTGCTGCCTGCCTGTGCCTGGTGGTGTGGTGTGTCTGGTTCAAGGAGGAGACgtctgcttgcttgcttgcttgcttgctttctAGCCGATACCCATCTTGCTTGCAAAAATCTCCTTTCAGCCACAGAACAGAACAGAGGCACCGTCGAACCCAAACAAAAACAGAGGGTCGGGTCAGCAAAGCGGCTGAGCTGAACCTTTCCCCGTCTTCTCTTGTGCACTTTCAACACCTTGTTCGGCGACCGGGTCCCACCATCTGCTGCACCTACctcctctttctttttctttgtaaTAAGTACAGTATATGCTTCACATTGTAGTTGAGCAAAGAAATACGTAAGGCCTAACCGTATTTTGTTTTATTATTG
This region of Triticum aestivum cultivar Chinese Spring chromosome 2D, IWGSC CS RefSeq v2.1, whole genome shotgun sequence genomic DNA includes:
- the LOC123054836 gene encoding uncharacterized protein, with the translated sequence MEALYLLASLATTLLTSTLLSLLLLLRLPFARRSARGGGGAGATRLYEGRVRHSRRRPAGHAFEYAVRYALVDLDLLPLSGYLSAADARRIASTSGPVRLLTVPKSVGYEQNPLSVYYCYDAAAQEQDEHLKMCIAEVTNTPWGEKVMFTFQPGSDLVAKPLHVSPFMDMLGNWSIRADAPGNNLYVAIAVQHPTLGNYFTAALDAKLVGHTNDSVKLATFFWLMPHKVAAGIYWEAFRLWLKNVRFLDHPRYLSGSYRSEALKRDLEIRSSCSFLHQKLRESIGRSGTATTYETAENSNHQDYKDGGGSIGARWCVWRDAQWPWC
- the LOC123054834 gene encoding F-box/kelch-repeat protein At1g30090, translating into MRRVRVSSHHSPVQKLGDSHMKLTPKFRLTAGTTSSPSSQPEQSQPPWETPLIPGLPDDAALNCLLRLPVEAHGACRLVCRRWRHLLADKARFFTHRRAMGLRSPWLFTLAFHRCTGKIQWKVLDLDRLAWHAIPGMPCRDRACPRGFGCIAVPGDGALLVCGGLVSDMDCPLHLVLRYDVYKNRWTVMARMLSARSFFAGGVIDGRVYVAGGYSTDQFELDSAEVLDPVNGVWQPVASMGANMASSDSAVIGGRLYVTEGCAWPFFSSPRGQVYDPKADRWEAMPAGMREGWTGQSVVIDGRLFVISEYERMKVKVYDPETDSWDPVDGPPMPERIMKPLSVSCLESKIVVVGRGLHVVIGHVKKQSAGNGGGGSCDYLVRWQDVEVPRAFSDLTPSSSQILHA